In Candidatus Palauibacter soopunensis, the sequence ATGGTGCGGCGCGCGGAAGGGCCGGGCCCGCTTGAGCCCCGAGCCGTCGGCCACGAGGCCGGCGACGCTGTGAATCACCGTCACGTCCACCGCCTCTCTGACGTCGAGGACAGGGAGGAGACCGGGGAGGCAGCGCGCGAGACTCGTCTTTCCGGAGCCCGGGCAGCCCGAAAGGAGGAGGTTGTGCCCTCCGGCGGCCGCGATCTCCAGCGCCCGCTTGGCGACGGGCTGCCCCTTCACGGCGGACAGATCGAACCCGCCGTCGTCCGGCCCGCGGCCGCCCGTCGTCCCAACGGCGGGAGACACGAGAGCCAGTGGTGCGCGGAGCCGGACTTCGCCATTCAGAGCAGCGAGAATATGGGTCAGCGACTCCGAGCCACCCACGGCGATCCCTTCCGCCGCCGCCGCTTCCCGCAGGTTCGCGACCGGCAGGAGGAGGCGCGCGACGCGCGGGTTCGCGGCCGCGAAGAGCGCGATCGGAAGGGCGCCCCGGATGGACCGCAGGGAACCGTCGAGCCCGAGTTCGCCCACGGCCAGCGTCCCGTCGAGGGCATCCTGAGGGAGGTCCCCCTTCGCGCACAGGATTCCGAGCATGATCGGCAGGTCCAGCGCGGCCCCGGTCTTGGGAAGATCCGCCGGCGCCAGGTTCACCGTGATGCGAAGCCCGGGAACGTGAAGGCCCAACTGCGCCGCCGCGGCCCGGATTCGCTCGCGGCCCTCGCGCACCGCGCTCTGCGCGAGACCGACGATCTGCATGATCGGCGTCCCCCTGATCAGCGACACCTCCACGCTCACCGGCCGCACGTCGAGCCCCATCACCGCCGCCGACATTACCGAGGCCGACCCCACCCACTCCGGCATTCTTCTTTCGCTCCCGTCCGCGCAGCCTTGTAACTTCACCGTGAGTCATGATCGGGGCCGGTCTCAACCGGTCCTCAAGAACGGCCCAGGAACAAGGCGGAAGAGTGGAGAAGAGGGTGAGATGCGGCGCCGCTCGAACGCAGCGGGGCTTTTGCCGCGGGCTGCTCGGAGTGCTCCTGCTGAGTCCGCTGCTCGCCGCCCTGCCGAATCCCCTCCCGCTGGCCGCGCAGGAACTGGACTCCGGCCACCTCTACCTGCGCGAAGCGGGGCGCCGCGTGGGGACGGAGCGCTTCCGGGTCTGGCAGACCGGATCCACGGTTAACGCGTTCGCCACCGTCGAGATGGTGCAGCGGGCCGCATGGCAGATACGCCTGCAGATGGATCTCAACCTGCTTCCGGTGAAATATGAGATTCGCGACGGGGTATCGGCTCTCGTGAGCGGGGAGCGTTTCCCCGACCGGATCCGCTTCCACTTCGCGACGCCGGACGGCGAGCGCTGGAAGGAGTACCCGGTCCAGGATGTGGCCGCGATCCTGCAGCCGGGGATCGCGCATCACTATCTCGTGCTCGTGCGTGCGCTCAGAGAAGCGCCGGATGGGCGGCTGAAGGCGATCCTGCCCCTCGATGGCCGGACCGTGACCGTGCGCCTCGCGGCGCGGACGGAGGAACGGGTTTCGCTCGACGAGGAGTCGGTGGACGCGACCCGCTACGATGTGGACATGGAAGGCGCCCGGCACCAGGTGTGGCTCGACGCGGACGACCGGCTGCTCCGCGTCCTGGACGCCGCGGGACGCGAGGCCCTGCGCGCCCCGGCCGGGAGCTGAGACAGGCTGCCGGGAGCTGAGACAGACTGGAGGAGAAGATGGAACACCATCCGGAATCGTCCGAGGCATCGGTGGAGGAGCACGGGATCCCCTCGCTGCCCGTGCGCATCGTGCAGGTCTTCGTCTCGCCGGCGAAGCTGTTCGACGCCCTGCGTCACCAGCCCGCCTGGATGGGCGCCGTTCTGGCGCTGATCGGCGTGAGCATTGCGCTTCAGTTCCTTACGCCGGTCGTCGTCCCCGAGGACGTCTTGCGGAGGGCGGCGGAGGCCCGGATCTCGGACTTCATACCGGCGGGAACCGACCCCGCGGTGCTGGAGCAGCAGGTCGATGCGGCCGTTTCGCCCGGAGCGGTCGGGGTCATCGCGGGTGCGGTCATCGCGACGCCTCTCATACTCTCGCTCATCGCGGGACTTCTCCTCATCGCGTTCAACGTCATCATGGGGGGCGAGGCCAGCTTCAGGCAGCTGTTCAGCGCCGGCGCGCACGCCATGTACGTCTACACGGCGGGAGGGATCGTCTCCATCGGCCTGATGGCGGCCGGCGCGGAGATCGTGACCCTCACGCCCGGTCTCTTCCTGCCCGAGATGGAGGGGTTCATCGGCAGGTTCCTAAACGGAATCAACATCTTCTCTGTTTGGACGTGCGGGGTGCTCGGGGTGGCGGTGAGCCGCTTCTATCCGGGGCGGTCCGTGGCGGCGGGCACGACGTATCTGCTCGTGCTCTACCTGATCCTGGTGGCGGCGCTCGCGGGGTTCGCGGGTCTCCTCGCCGGTCTGGCGGGCTAGCAAGTGAAACCGCGCACGTCGCGCCAACGTACCCGTGACGTACCCATGACGTACCCCCGGGCGCGGGCCATGCGGTTGCCCGAACCGCCCGCCGAGTCTCGAAATAAAGGTCCTTGTACAGGATGAAGAAAGCGATCATCGCGGTCGTCGTGGTTGTACTTCTCGCGACCATGGGATTCCTCGCCACGCAGCGGGAGGGGCGCGGCGCCGTCGAGGTCCGCGTGGAGGCCGTCGGGCTGCGGGATCTCATCGACGACGTCTCCGCGACGGGCCACATAGAACCGAAGACGCACGTGGACATCACCACGGACGTCGCCGGGCGGATCATCGAACTCCCGGTGGAGGAAGGGCAGGACGTGGAGGAGGGAGACCTCCTGCTTCAGATCGATCCGGCCCTCTTCAGGGCGGCCGTGGAACGGGCCGAGGCCGGTCTCGCCCAGGCGCAGGCCAACCTCGCCCAGCAGGGGGCGACCTACCGGCAGGCGCAGCGGGACGCGGACCGGCTCACGGCGTTGCAGGCGCGGGGGACCGACTTCGTGACCGAGGCGGAAGTCGAGCAGGCGGTGACGAACGCCGACGTCCAGAACCGGCTGCTCGAGGCCTCGGAGCACCAGGTCCACCAGGCCGAGGCGAGCCTCGACCAGGAACGGGACCGGCTCGGGAAGACGACGATCCGGGCGCCCATGTCGGGCCGGATCACGCGGCTCAACGTCGAGCGCGGCGAGACCGCGATCGTCGGGACGATGAACAATCCGGGCAGCCTGCTCCTCACCGTCGCGGACCTTTCCGTCATGGAGGCCGTGATCGAGGTGGACGAAACGGACGTGCCCGATATCACCATCGGCGACTCGGCCTACGTGGAGATCGACGCCTTCCCGAACCGGCGCTTCGTGGGAACCGTCACCGAGATCGGCAACAGCTCGATCGTCCCCCTGAATCCGGCCACGTCCGGCGGTTCGGCCCAGGCGATCGACTTCGAGGTGCGCATCGAACTTCGTGAGCCGCCCGAAGGGATCAGGCCGGACCTGTCGGCCACGGCCGACGTGATCACGGCCACCCGCGACCAGGTACCCAGCATCCCGATCACGGCGCTCACGCTGATGGATGCGGACGAGTACGAGGAGATCCCGAACGAGAACCTGCCGAGCGCTCCGCGATCCGACGCGGCGCGGGACATCGAGGGCGTCTTCGTCGTGGAGGGCGACATCGTCCGCTTCCGGCCCGTGGAGATCGGTATCGCGGGCGAGAACTACTTCGAGGTCATGTCCGGGATCGAACTCGGGACGACCGTCGTCTCGGGCTCGTTCCAGGCGATCCGCGAACTCAGCGACGGGAGCCGGATCCGGATCGACGCGCCGGCCGGTGGCGGCGCGGCCAACCGCGAAGACGGTAGCGGGGGGAGCGACGCCGCGGTCAACGGAGAGGACGGACGATGAGCGGGAACGGACACATGAAGTCGATCATCGTCACGCGCGATCTGAGGAAGGAGTACGTGATGGGCACGGAGACGGTGCACGCGCTGGCGGGCGTGGACATCGAGATTCTCCGCAACGAGTACGTGTCGATCATGGGGCCGTCGGGTTCGGGCAAGTCGACGCTCATGAACATGATCGGCTGCCTCGATTCCCCGACGAGCGGGGAGTACGTGCTCAACGGACAGGCGGTCCAGGACCTGAGCGACGACAGCCTGGCCCGGATTCGAAACCGGGAGATCGGTTTCGTGTTCCAGACGTTCAACCTCCTGCCGCGGGCGACGGCGCTGCACAACGTGGAGCTGCCGCTCATCTACGCGGGCGTGTCGAGCCGGGACCGGCAGCAGAGGGCGGAGCAGGCGCTCGAGGTCGTTCAGCTGGCCGACCGGATGGACCACAAACCGAACGAGCTGTCCGGCGGTCAGCGCCAGCGCGTGGCCATCGCGAGGGCGCTCGTCAACGACCCCTCGATCCTCCTCGCGGACGAGCCGACAGGGAACCTCGACTCCTCGACCTCCGAGGAGATCATGGATGTGTTCGACACGCTGCACGAGAACGGCCAGACCATCATCATGGTCACGCACGAGTACGACATCGCGGCCCGCTCGCAGCGCGTGATCACGCTCGTCGACGGCAAGGTCGAGGCGCAGATGTCGGTGGACGAATACCTCGCGCGCGGCATCCAGCAGCCCACGGCGGCTTCGGTCGCGGACGGCGCATCGGCGAGCCCGGAGGCCCAGCCGGCGCCGGAGGCGACGCCCGAGCCGACACCGCCCCCTGAGACCGCTCCGTCGCCGCCCCCGGAGATCACCCCGTCGGCACCGCCACCGACGGCCGCTCCGATGGACCCGGTGCCGCCCGAGGCCGCCCCTCCGGCCCCGGGAACGCCGCGCCCCATCTCGAACCCGTGGGCGCCCCCGCCCACGCCGCCCGTCGATGGCGGCCGCTAGCGGCCGAGCGACGTTCCGCCGATGAGATTCTGGGAGGGCATTCGCCTTTCGCTCCAACAGGTATGGGCGCAGAAGCTGAAGTCGTTCTTCGCGCTCCTCGGCATCATCATCGGGATCACCTTCCTCATGGCGGTCATCACGATCGTCGAGGGCATGAACAGCTACGTACGGGACGACTTCGCGGGTTCCCTCTTCGGCGTGAACACGTTCACCGTCGTGCGACGGCCGCAGATTCAGACCGGCCGTGTCGATGAGGCCGAGCGACGCCGGCAGCGCCGCAATCCCCAACTCACGATGGAGGACGTGGCGGTGGTGCAGGCCGCGGCGCCCGACGCCCAATACCTGGCCTACTATGCGCGAGATGTCGCGGGCTCGGCTCGCTACGGGCAGTACGAGCGGCGCAATGTCCTCATGGTCGGGGGTTCGCCGGAGTACGAGGCGGTCCAGGGGTGGAAGGTGGTGGATGGGCGGGGCCTGACGCCGATCGATGACCAGCAGGCGCTCCCGGTCGCCGTCATCGGCGCCCAGATCGCCGAACGGCTCTTCCCCACGACCTCGCCCATCGACAAGCGCATCCGGGCGGGCGGGCACGGTTTCAGGGTCGTCGGCGTGCTGGAGGCGCAGGGCGGCCTCGCGGGGAATCTGCGCGATGCGGCCATACTCGTTCCCTTCGAGACGTTTCAGCGCACCGTGGCGCGCCGGCGGCTGGAGGTCGACGGGATCACCGTCAAGATGGGGTCGATCGACGAACTGGAACCGGCCATGGCGGAGGTGGAGGGCGCGATGCGCTCCAACCGGCGCCTGCGGCCCTCCGAGCCGAACAATTTCGGCATCGACACTTCGGGTGGACTGCTCGATGCGTGGGAGACGATCAACCGGGTTCTGATGACGGCGCTGCCCGGCCTGGTCGGGATCTCGCTGGTGGTGGGCGGCATCGTGATCATGAACATCATGCTGCTCTCGGTCACGGACCGGACGCGGGAGATCGGGCTCCGCAAGTCCCTCGGCGCGAAGCGGCGGGACGTCCTGTTCCAGTTCCTGACCGAGGCATCGACCCTCTCGATTCTGGGGGCGGCATTGGGTATCGGCTCCGGATTCGGGATGGCGCTGCTCGTCGAACAACTCACGCCGCTGCCGGCCGCCGTATCGGTGCCGGCGATGATCATCTCCCTCATTCTCGGGCTCGGGGTAGGGATCGTTTCCGGCCTCTATCCCGCCTATCGAGCCGCCCGGCTCGACCCGATCGAAGCCCTCAGGTTCGAGTGAGGTTGCGGTGAGCCCGGGAGGACGGCGCATGCGAGGCATGGGGTTCATCGCGACGGTCACAGAAGGGATCGCCGTCGCCTTCGACTCGCTCGGGGCGAACAAGGTGCGGAGCGGTCTCACGATCCTCGGCGTGACGATCGGAGTCCTCGTCGTCATGGTGATGGCGGCGGTGATCACCGGGATCAACCGGAGCTTCTCGGAGCTGATGGCCCCGGAGGGGATCACGACGTTCTGGGTGGCGCACTTCGACTTTTCCTCGATGCAAATCAGCGGCCCGCTCGAAGAAGGGGAGGACGCTTTCTTCAGGAACCCCCCGCTGAAACCGGAATGGGCGAAGGAACTGGGTCGGGTCGAGGGGATCCAGAGCGCGGCGCCCATCGTGGATCTGGCGGGGTCGGGCTACGAGGCCTCCTCCGAGGGCGACCGGGTCGAGATCGGACTCTACGGGGTGGGCGCCGACTATATCGAGATCTCTGGCGGCGATATCATCTCCGGCCGCTGGTTCACCCAGTCGGAGGCCGAGCGGCGCGCGGCGGTCACCGTGATCGACTCGGCCACCGCCGTGGAGCTGTTCGGGACCCGGGATCCGATCGGACGGGACATTCGCGTCAGCAGGGGCAGCGAGAACGCGAGGGTTCGCGTGGTCGGCATCTACAGGGTGCCCGCCAACCTCTTCGCCGGCCTCGTCTCGCACTACGTGTGGATGCCCTTCGCGACGGCGGACAAGCTGCTGCGGGTGTGGGACCGGCAGATCAGTTTCGTCGTGCGGCCGGAACCGGAAACGGAGCTGCAGACCGCGCTCGACGCGACCCGCGCCCGCATGCGGCAACTGCGGGGACTGCAGGTCGGCGAGGAAGACGACTTCGCCATCATGACCCCCGATCAGATGATGGAGCTGTGGGGCCAGCTGACGAACGTGCTGTTCGCCGCAATGGTCGGCCTGTCGAGCATCGGGCTCATGGTCGGTGGCGTCGGCGTCATCGGCATCATGATGATCTCCGTCACGGAGCGGACCCGGGAGATCGGGCTCCGCAAGGCGATGGGCGGGCGCCGCCGCGACATCATGTGGCAGTTCCTCGTCGAAGCGGCCACGCTCACGCTGCTGGGCGGGGCGACCGGCATGCTGCTCGGGGGCGGGCTCGTGTGGGTCGTGAACCAGGCCACGCCGCTCACCGCCGTCGTGCCGCTGTGGTCGATCGTGGCCGCGCTGGCCGCCTCGATCCTGACCGGCGTCGGCTTCGGACTCTACCCCGCCTCCCGGGCCGCGGGTCTGGACCCCATCGACGCGTTGCGTTACGAGTAGTCATCTCCCGCGGCAGGAAACGCGCGACCTGACTCCGGCAGGCGATCGAAGCCGCGGGCGACGGGGAGGCGCGTATGACCGCTCGGGCACGCGGCGGCATGGGGTTCCTTTCGACGGTCACCGAAGGGATCGCGGTCGCCTTCGACTCGATCAGGGCCAACAAGGTTCGGAGCGGCCTCACGATCCTGGGCGTCACCATCGGCGTGCTCGTCGTGATGGTGATGGCGGCCGCGATCACCGGCATCAACCAGAGCTTCGAAGACGCGATGTCCCCGAACGGCGTCGAGACGTTTTACGTGGCGCACTGGGACTTCACGTCGGCGGGCTTCGGTGGCGGCCCTCTGGGCGAGGAGGAGCCGGACCTCTTCAGGAACAAGCCGCTCGATCCGCGGTGGGCCAGGGACCTCGGGCGCATCCCGGGCATCCGAAGCGCGTCGCCGTTCGTCGAACTCACCGGCGATTTCGGTCCGGGGGCCTTCGAGGCGAGCGTCGGGTCGGACCGGGTCGAGATCTCGTTCTACGGCGTCGGGGCCGACTATCTCGAGATCTACAGCGGCGACATCATCTCGGGACGTTGGTTCACGCACCCCGAGGCCGAACGGCGGGCGCCCGTCGCCGTGATCGATTCCACCGTGGCGGCCGACCTGTTCGGGTCGCTCGATCCGCTCGGCCGCGAGATCCGGATCGGCGAAGGCAGCCGCGGAGCCATGTTTCGCGTGGTCGGCGTGTACCGGGTGCCGGCCAACCTGTTCGCCGGCCTCGCGTCGCACTACGTGTGGGTACCGTTCGCGAGCGCGGACAAGCTGCTGCCCGTCTGGGACCGGGCCGTCAGCATCATCGTGCGGCCGGAACCCGAAGCCGACCTTCAGATAGCGCTCGACGCGACGCACGCGCGGATGCGGCAGCTTCGCCAACTGGAGCCGAGCGAGGAGGACGACTTCGCGGTGCTGAGCCAGGAGCAATTGCTGAGTCTCTGGGGTCAGCTGACGAACGTCCTGTTCGCGGCGATGCTCGGGTTGTCGAGCATCGGGCTCATGGTCGGCGGCGTGGGGGTCATCGGCATCATGATGATCTCCGTGACGGAGCGGACTCGCGAGATCGGGCTGCGGAAAGCGATGGGCGGGCGACGCCGGGACATCATGTGGCAGTTCCTGGTCGAAGCGGCCACGCTCACGCTGCTCGGCGGCGCGACGGGGATGCTGCTGGGTGGCGCGATGGTATGGGCCGTGAATCAGTTGACGCCGCTGCCGGCGGTCGTGCCGCTGTGGTCGATCCTGGCCGCCCTTGCGGCATCGGTGCTGACCGGGATCGGTTTCGGGCTCTACCCGGCCTCCCGGGCCGCGGGGTTGGACCCCATCGACGCGCTGCGCTACGAGTAGGCGGCTGAAAGCGAGCGGCTGACCACCCGATGACCGAATCACCGCTGGACCTCCTTGCCATCGCGGCGCATCCGGACGACGCCGAGCTCACCTGCGGCGGGACGCTGGCGCGCGCCGCCGAACAGGGTCGCCGGACCGGAATCCTGGACCTGACGCGGGGCGAGATGGGCTCGCGCGGGACGCCCGAGTTGCGGGCGGAGGAGGCGGGCCGGGCGGCGGCGGCGCTTGGCGTCGGGGTGCGGGTCAACGCCGGGCTGCCGGATGCGCGGCTCGAAAACTCGCTGGAGGCGCGGGGCGTCGTCGTGGAGCACCTGAGGCGTCTCGCCCCCCGGACGGTGATCCTTCCCTATCCGCGCGGCCGCCATCCCGATCACCGGGTCGCCTCGGAACTCGCGCGCGACGCCTGTTTCCTCGCGGGACTGCGGGAGTACGAAGGCGGACCGGGGCGGCGGCCGGAGAAGGTCCTCTATGCGATGGCGTACCGGGAGGATGCGGTGAAGCCGACCTTCGTCGTACCGCTCACGGAAGCGCAGTTCCAGCGGAAGGTCGAGGCGGTGCGGTGCTACGCGTCACAGTTCGAGGGCGCGACGGCGGCGGGCGAGATCTTCCCCACCGGACAGCCGCTCGTCGAACGCATCGAAACCGCGTCGCGGCACTACGGTTCGCTGGTCCGGGCCCCGCACGGCGAACCGTTCCATACCGATGAGACGATGCGCGTGAGCGATGTCACACGCCTCGGAGTTCGCTCGTTATAGAAAGGCGCCTTTCACGGACGCCGGGCGCCTTGAAGGCGTCAGCCGCAGCGAACCTCGACGAGGAGGCGCTTCCAGCTCGGGACCGACTCGGCGCCCACCTTGATCACCTGCACGCGTGCCGCGCCGCCGCGCCGCATCCACGGGGCGAGCCAGGCGCCGATCTCCCGGGGAAGGTGGCCGACGGGGTCACCATCGCGGATATGGACCCACACATCGTCGGGTTCGCCTCCGGGCGGGTCGGGAATCAGGAGGAGTTCCTCCTTCGGGCCTACGGCGTCGAGGTGGCGGGCGCGGTCTTCGAAGGCGAGTCCGTGGACGGTGGTGCGGAACACCGGGGCCCCGCGCGGCGGTATGCTCTGTGGGTCGGACGTGGGCCCCGTGGGGTTTGGCGCCGGCGGGGTGCCCCCCGGCGCGGAACGTGGTGGTTCCATGTACTCCATCCCGAGTTGCGGCGTCGTTTGAAGCTTCGACACAATAGACCCTCTTTGCTCGGCGGGCGAATCCTGACCGAAAAAGGGCGATGATACAGCCGGAAGAAGAGCGGCTTTACCTCGATTACGCGGCGACCTGGCCCATGCGGCCGGAGGTGTGGGATGCCATGGGAGCGGAGCTGCGGGACGGCTTCAATCCCGCGAGCGCGCACGCCCCCGGGCGCCGGGCGCATCGCTGCCTGGAGGTCGCGCGCGGGCGGATCGCGGATCTGCTCGGGGGCCCGCGCTCGTCCATCTACTTCACGGGCGGCGGCACGCAGTCGGACAACCTCGCGATCCTCGGCTTCGTCCGGGCGAACCCGGGGCGCAGCCCGCGCGTGTTCGTGTCCGCGATCGAGCACAAGGCGTGCCTCGAGGCGGCGGACCGCGGGGCCGTTGAGGGGGCCCGCGCGGCGCGGATTCCCGTGGACCGCTCGGGGACGATCGATCTCGCGTGGCTGCGGCGGGAACTCGCGGCGGACCCGGACGCGCCGACGCTGATTTCGGTGATGTGGGCGAACAACGAGATCGGCACGGTCCAGGCGATGGGGGACATCGTCGAACTGGGCCACGAATACGGGGCCCTCGTACACACGGACGCCGTGCAGGCGCTGGGGAAGGTGGACTGCGATCTCGAGCGGACGCCGGTCGATCTCCTGTCGGCGACGGCGCACAAGCTCGGCGGGCCCGTGGGGATCGGCCTCCTCTACCGGCGGCCGGGGGTGACGCTGGAGCCGCTGAGCTATGGCGGCGGCCAGGAACGGTCCATGTGGCCGGGCACGCAGAACCCGGTCGGCGCGACGGGCTTCGCGGCCGCGCTCGCGCTCGCGCTCGAGGACCGCGAGGCGGCGGTCGCGCGCTGGACCGGCTTGCGCGATCACCTCGAGGCGCGGATCCGGGCGGAGATTCCGGATGCCCGGATCCATGCCGGGGACGCGCCGCTGCGGATGCCGAATCTCGTCAGCGTCGGGATTCCGGGGTGTGACAGCGGAGCCGTGCTCGTTTCCCTCGACTTCGAGGGGATCGCGGTCTCGGGCGGGTCGGCGTGCGGCTCCGACTCGAGCGTCGGCTCCGACGTGCTGGACGCAATCGGGATCACCAGCGATGTCCCGTATGCGGCCGTGCGCTTCAGCTTCGGCCACGACACGTCCCGGGCGGACGTCGACGCGGCGGCGGATGCGCTCGCGCGGGTCGCCGCGCGGGTCGTCGCCATTACGGCCTGAGATCGCGCGTCCATGATCGCCCCGACCCGCCTCGCGGACTCCGTGCTCGTCGCCATGTCGGGCGGCGTGGACTCTTCGCTCACCGCGGCGCTGCTCGCGCGCGAGGGCCGTCCGATCATCGGCGTGACGATGAAGACCTTCTGCTACACCGGCAGCGAGGGCCCGACGCGCACCTGCTGCGGCCTCGACGGGATCGCGGACGCCAAGTCCGTCGCGGCCCAGCTCGACATGCCGCACCACGTGTTCGATGTCGAGGAGGAGTTCACGCGCGACGTGATCGACGACTTCGTGTCGGAGTACGCGGCCGGCCGCACGCCGATCCCGTGCGTCCGCTGCAACAGCTTCACGAAGTTCCGGGACCTCCTCGTGCGGGCGGACGCGCTGGGCTGCCGCTGGCTGGCGACGGGGCACTACGCGCGCGTGATCCGGCCCCGCTCCGGGCCGCCGGAACTCCACCTCGGCGCGGACGACCACAAGGACCAGACCTACTTCCTGTGGGGGATGCCGCGCGAGGCGCTCGACCGCCTTCTCCTGCCGGTCGGCGAGCTCACGAAGCCGCAGGTCCGCGCGGAGGCGCGGCGGCTCGGCCTCGACACGGCGGACAAGCCGGAGTCGTTCGAGATCTGCTTCGTCCCCGACAACGACTACGCCGGGGTCCTGCGCCGGTACCTGCCGGAAGACCACCCTGCCCTCTCGCCCGGCGCCATCCGCTTGGAGGACGGCTCGGACGCGGGGGAACACCCGGGCTACGCGCACTACACGGTGGGGCAGCGCAAGGGGCTTCCGGGCGGTTTCGCCGAGCCGATGTTCGTGCTCGAGATCCGGCCGGAGTCGCGCGACGTCATCATCGGGCCGCGGACCTCCCTGGCTCGCTCGCGCATCGGCGCCCGGGGCGTGAACTGGCTCGCCGAGCCTCCGGCCAGTGGCGAGCGCATCGGCGTTCGGATCCGGCACGGGGCCGCGATCGTCGACGCGGATGTCATCGAGGCGACGCCGGCCGGATTCTCGCTGGAGCTGCCCGTCCCGCAGTCGGCGATCACGCCCGGACAGAGCGCCGTGCTCTACCGGGACGACCTCGTCCTCGGCGGCGGCGTCATCGTCTCGAACTGACGGTGGGCGGCGAGGCAGCCGACCCGCGGGTCAGTAGGAGAGGCCCTCCTGCTGCGCGAGGTCCTTCACCTTCCGCAGGCCCTCGCCGGAGAGGTCGGGCGTCTCCACGACGACCTTGACGAGCTGGTCGCCCCGGTTCTCGCCGCGCCGGATGCCCTGGCCGCGAATCCGGAACGTGGTCCCGCTCTGCGTACCCGGCGGGATTCTGAGCACGACCTTGTTCCCGCCGATCGTCCTCACCTTGACCTTCGAGCCGAGAATCGCCTGCGCCACGTTGATCGGCACCTCGCAGGCGAGATCGAGCCCGTCGCGGGTGAAGAAGCGGTCGAGGTCGACCTGGAACTTGATGATGAGGTCGCCCGCGGGGCCACCGCCCGGACCGCGCTCGCCCTTGCCGGAGATGCGGACGCGCGAACCGTTCTCGACTCCCGCGGGCACCTTGACGCTGAGCTTGCGCCGCGTGTTCACCTGGCCGCGCCCGGAGCAACTCGAGCACGGCGTCTCCGGCACCATCCCGCGCCGCACGCACACGGGACACGGGCGCGTGACGGAGAACCCGCCCTGCCCGAACGTGACTTCGCCCCGGCCGTCACACTCGGGGCAGCGTTTCAGCGACGTGCCGGGAGCGGCGCCGTCCCCGTCGCACGTCGCGCACTCCTCGTTGATCGGCACCGTGACCGAGACCCGGCCACCGCGCGCCGCGGTGCGGAGCCGAACCGTGACCAGGTATTCGACGTTGCGGCCGCGCTTCGGCCCCTCCTTCTCCGGCTTCGCCTTCTTCCCGAAATCGAAGATCGACGAGAAGATGCCGCCGATGCCGCCCAGGTCGGACAGGTCCTCGAACTTGAAGTTGCCCGCGCCCCCGGGCGCTCCGCCCGCCTGGCCGGGCCCGAACGCTCCGATGCCGCCGTACTTCCGCACGCGATCGTACTTCTTGCGCTTGTCGGGATCGGAGAGGACGCCGTGCGCCTCCGACACCTCCTTGAACTTCTCCGTCGACGTCGGATCGCCCGCGTTCGCGTCCGGGTGGTGCTCCTTCGCGAGCCTGCGGTAGGCCTTCCGGATCTCGTCCGCGCTCGCGTTCTCCGCGACCCCGAGAATCTTGTAGTAGTCCTTCGCCTGCGTCGCCATCGGATCAGGAAGCTTCGGTTTCGTGGCGGTAGACCGTGACGCGCGCGGGGCGGAGCAGCCGGTCGCCGAGCCGGTATCCGATGAGGACGACGTGCGACACGAGTTCGT encodes:
- a CDS encoding YifB family Mg chelatase-like AAA ATPase, which codes for MPEWVGSASVMSAAVMGLDVRPVSVEVSLIRGTPIMQIVGLAQSAVREGRERIRAAAAQLGLHVPGLRITVNLAPADLPKTGAALDLPIMLGILCAKGDLPQDALDGTLAVGELGLDGSLRSIRGALPIALFAAANPRVARLLLPVANLREAAAAEGIAVGGSESLTHILAALNGEVRLRAPLALVSPAVGTTGGRGPDDGGFDLSAVKGQPVAKRALEIAAAGGHNLLLSGCPGSGKTSLARCLPGLLPVLDVREAVDVTVIHSVAGLVADGSGLKRARPFRAPHHSISEAGLIGGGTRPRPGEASLAHHGVLFLDELPEFGRRTLEALRQPIEEGQVRIVRAAGSASFPSEFTLVAAMNPCPCGFLGVPGRCRCPEDTVLRYRRRVSGPLLDRIDMLVDVPALRWEQLADAAPGETSAVVRARVSKARARAARRHGTTNARIPPVRLEEACRVDRGGRSLLRKAVTHLGLTARGYHRALRVSRTIADLEERVGVSEDHVAEAIRFRGPC
- a CDS encoding DUF6134 family protein, coding for MRCGAARTQRGFCRGLLGVLLLSPLLAALPNPLPLAAQELDSGHLYLREAGRRVGTERFRVWQTGSTVNAFATVEMVQRAAWQIRLQMDLNLLPVKYEIRDGVSALVSGERFPDRIRFHFATPDGERWKEYPVQDVAAILQPGIAHHYLVLVRALREAPDGRLKAILPLDGRTVTVRLAARTEERVSLDEESVDATRYDVDMEGARHQVWLDADDRLLRVLDAAGREALRAPAGS
- a CDS encoding YIP1 family protein, encoding MEHHPESSEASVEEHGIPSLPVRIVQVFVSPAKLFDALRHQPAWMGAVLALIGVSIALQFLTPVVVPEDVLRRAAEARISDFIPAGTDPAVLEQQVDAAVSPGAVGVIAGAVIATPLILSLIAGLLLIAFNVIMGGEASFRQLFSAGAHAMYVYTAGGIVSIGLMAAGAEIVTLTPGLFLPEMEGFIGRFLNGINIFSVWTCGVLGVAVSRFYPGRSVAAGTTYLLVLYLILVAALAGFAGLLAGLAG
- a CDS encoding efflux RND transporter periplasmic adaptor subunit — translated: MKKAIIAVVVVVLLATMGFLATQREGRGAVEVRVEAVGLRDLIDDVSATGHIEPKTHVDITTDVAGRIIELPVEEGQDVEEGDLLLQIDPALFRAAVERAEAGLAQAQANLAQQGATYRQAQRDADRLTALQARGTDFVTEAEVEQAVTNADVQNRLLEASEHQVHQAEASLDQERDRLGKTTIRAPMSGRITRLNVERGETAIVGTMNNPGSLLLTVADLSVMEAVIEVDETDVPDITIGDSAYVEIDAFPNRRFVGTVTEIGNSSIVPLNPATSGGSAQAIDFEVRIELREPPEGIRPDLSATADVITATRDQVPSIPITALTLMDADEYEEIPNENLPSAPRSDAARDIEGVFVVEGDIVRFRPVEIGIAGENYFEVMSGIELGTTVVSGSFQAIRELSDGSRIRIDAPAGGGAANREDGSGGSDAAVNGEDGR
- a CDS encoding ABC transporter permease; this encodes MRFWEGIRLSLQQVWAQKLKSFFALLGIIIGITFLMAVITIVEGMNSYVRDDFAGSLFGVNTFTVVRRPQIQTGRVDEAERRRQRRNPQLTMEDVAVVQAAAPDAQYLAYYARDVAGSARYGQYERRNVLMVGGSPEYEAVQGWKVVDGRGLTPIDDQQALPVAVIGAQIAERLFPTTSPIDKRIRAGGHGFRVVGVLEAQGGLAGNLRDAAILVPFETFQRTVARRRLEVDGITVKMGSIDELEPAMAEVEGAMRSNRRLRPSEPNNFGIDTSGGLLDAWETINRVLMTALPGLVGISLVVGGIVIMNIMLLSVTDRTREIGLRKSLGAKRRDVLFQFLTEASTLSILGAALGIGSGFGMALLVEQLTPLPAAVSVPAMIISLILGLGVGIVSGLYPAYRAARLDPIEALRFE